The Mobula birostris isolate sMobBir1 chromosome 6, sMobBir1.hap1, whole genome shotgun sequence genome has a window encoding:
- the LOC140199755 gene encoding NXPE family member 3-like, with amino-acid sequence MEDQHSKKSTPFCSAFRFGFVLLLLMGLMAMILNFRWMKFGDETGGRWKRYPNPKFNHTAEQLKEETPSSWTDRLLKCGYQNNSFTPEERSEGEALIKMIEWPNPPKPNVPFQKSSDPSHAYFVILNSGKTFYVGEQLQVMVRMYDFEGNPKHYGGDYLQARIHTPGLKAGSAGTVIDHQNGTYHINFTLFWPGKLQVSVSLVHPSEGVQALKRIQKENPERVYFKSTFKSGNTSQITVCNFCLSQEKPLCNFTDLRTGEPWFCHRPEKLPCSSRVNHAMGGYMKKLLIGEEFCYFQSQKNIKMPILPKDQGYVIVKASPHSGKNLSECLPGKPFLSPSGFYYQNKWISKTCRIQYFDTPANVTNCLRGKLVYIFGDSTIRQWFEYLIHFVPGLRKFDLGHSLKSGPHLALDVDNKIKIDYFAHGKPIRIQPISSQDLPFIANKLDDIQGGRNTVIAFTIWCHFNTFPVEHYIRRLQNIRRSILRLLGRSPDTVIVIKTANVQGLPRDVSLYNSDWFSYQLDLLMRKMFEGINVAFVDAWEMTIAHYLPHDLHPKEIIIKNEVSVFLSYVCPLKKD; translated from the exons TTTGGAGACGAAACAGGTGGAAGATGGAAGAGATATCCAAATCCAAAGTTTAATCACACAGCAGAGCAGCTAAAGGAGGAAACTCCGTCATCTTGGACTGACAGACTTTTGAAATGTGGCTATCAGAATAACAGCTTCACCCCTGAAGAAAGATCAGAGGGTGAGGCTCTAATCAAAATGATTGAGTGGCCAAATCCTCCCAAACCTAATGTGCCTTTTCAGAAAAGCAGTGACCCATCACATGCATATTTTGTTATTCTAAATTCTGGAAAGACTTTCTATGTCGGAGAACAGTTACAGGTGATGGTGCGTATGTACGATTTTGAAGGCAATCCAAAGCACTACGGAGGTGACTATCTCCAAGCCCGGATCCACACTCCAGGGTTGAAAGCCGGTTCAGCAGGAACGGTTATAGATCACCAAAATGGAACTTATCATATCAATTTTACTTTATTCTGGCCAGGGAAACTTCAAGTATCTGTTTCTTTGGTTCATCCCAGTGAAGGGGTCCAAGCCCTTAAAAGAATACAGAAGGAAAACCCAGAGAGAGTGTACTTTAAAAGCACTTTCAAATCGGGGAATACCTCACAGATCACTGTGTGCAATTTCTGCTTGTCTCAGGAGAAACCACTCTGTAACTTTACTGATCTCAGGACTGGGGAGCCCTGGTTCTGTCACAGACCAGAGAAGCTTCCCTGCTCATCTCGTGTCAACCATGCGATGGGAGGTTATATGAAGAAACTTTTAATTGGAGAAGAATTTTGTTATTTTCAAAG TCAGAAAAATATCAAGATGCCAATATTACCCAAAGATCAAGGTTATGTAATTGTAAAGGCTTCACCTCATTCAG GCAAAAATCTCAGTGAATGTCTCCCTGGCAAGCCATTCCTTTCACCGTCTGGATTTTATTATCAGAATAAATGGATATCAAAAACCTGTAGAATTCAATACTTTGACACACCAGCAAATGTAACCAACTGTCTTCGTGGGAAACTTGTTTATATTTTTGGAGATTCCACTATACGCCAGTGGTTTGAGTATTTGATACATTTTGTACCAG GTCTCAGGAAGTTCGATCTGGGCCACTCATTGAAATCTGGACCCCATCTTGCTCTGGATGTGGACAACAAGATCAAGATAGATTATTTTGCGCATGGGAAACCAATACGCATCCAGCCCATATCGAGTCAGGACCTGCCATTCATTGCAAATAAATTGGATGACATTCAAGGAGGAAGGAACACGGTTATAGCCTTCACTATCTGGTGCCATTTTAATACTTTTCCGGTGGAGCATTACATCCGACGACTACAGAACATCCGGAGGTCAATTCTGCGCTTGCTGGGTAGAAGTCCTGATACAGTAATTGTAATAAAGACAGCCAATGTCCAGGGCCTTCCACGAGACGTTAGTCTCTATAACAGTGACTGGTTCTCCTACCAGCTCGATTTACTGATGAGAAAGATGTTTGAGGGCATCAATGTGGCATTTGTGGATGCATGGGAGATGACTATAGCCCATTATCTGCCACATGACCTACACCCCAAGGAAATCATCATCAAGAATGAAGTATCTGTGTTCCTTTCATATGTGTGTCCTTTGAAAAAGGATTAA